ACCAGCTCGGCAGTGCATCGGCCAGAAGTGCGGTAGACGCTATCGTATCGGATAAAATGCAGGTGTTCCTCGAAGAAAATCCGCAGGTTGCGCAGATGCTTCTTAAGAAATCGATCCAAGCGTCAAGAGCCCGCGAAGCGGCGCGCAAGGCGCGCGAGGAAATCCGCAGCGGCAAGAAAAAGAGCGAAAGCTCCAATCTTGGCGGCAAGCTTACTCCGGCTCAATCGAAGGATTTCACGCGCAATGAGCTGTTTATTGTCGAAGGTGATTCCGCCGGCGGTTCCGCGAAACAGGGCCGGGACTCGAAACACCAAGCAATTCTCCCGCTAAAGGGAAAACCGATGAACCCGGAGAAAGCCAAGCTGATCGATATTCTCAAGAACGACGAATACAAGGCGATTATCGCTGCGATCGGCTCCGGTATCGGACCCGAGTTTGACGCGGAATCGTGCAACTATAACAAAATCATTATCATGACGGATGCCGATACGGACGGCGCTCACATTCAAGTGCTGCTTCTAACGTTCTTCTACCGCTATATGAAGCCGCTTATTGATTCGGGCCGTGTCTTTATCGCCCAACCGCCTCTGTATAAGATTTCCCGTAAAACCGGCAAGCTGAATACGGTCCGTTATGCATGGACCGACGAGCAGCTGCAAAACTATTTGAAAGAGTTCGGCAAACAGTTCGAGCTGCAGCGATATAAGGGGCTTGGCGAAATGAACCCCGACCAGCTGTGGGAGACGACGATGAATCCGGAATCGCGGACGCTGCTTCAGGTTCAAATCGAAGATGCAGCAAAAGCCGAACGCCGCGTATCGACGCTGATGGGCGATAAAGTCGATCCGCGAAAACGATGGATCGTCGAGAACGTAGATTTTACCGAATATGAGGAATAGGAGAAAATAGCGCCATGAGCATCTTAGAACAGTTTTTGCCGGCGTTTCTGGAGGAGGTCGTAGGCGACCGCTTCGGACGCTATTCCAAATACATCATTCAAGACCGTGCCATTCCTGATGTGCGCGACGGACTGAAGCCTGTCCAGAGGCGTATTTTATACGCGATGTATGATGCAGGGAACACGCCTGACAAGCCCTACCGCAAGTCGGCCAAAACAGTGGGCGACGTTATGGGTAACTATCACCCGCACGGCGACTCCTCGATATACGAAGGTATGGTCCGTATGGCTCAGCCTTGGAAGATGGGGCATACGCTCGTTGACGGCCATGGCAACTGGGGTTCCCTTGACGATGATCCGGCGGCGGCGATGCGTTACACGGAAGCCCGGCTGTCCGCTATCGCGATGGAGCTCCTTCGGGATATTGAGAAACGGACGGTCTTATTCAAAGACAATTTCGATAATACGACGAAAGAACCGGTCGTACTGCCTTCCCGCTATCCGAATCTGCTTGTTAATGGGGTCAGCGGTATTTCCTCCGGGTTCGCTACCGAAATTCCTCCGCACAACCTGCGCGAAGTGATCGACGCCTGTGTTGCGGTAATGGAGAACCCGCAGCTTGCGCTCGAGCAATTAATGGCTATCGTAAAAGGACCTGATTTCCCGACCGGCGGACTTATAATGGGCGAGGAAGGCATTCGGGAAGCGTACGAAACCGGAAAAGGCCGGATCCATGTCCGTTCAAAAACGTCTATCGAAGACATGAAGGGCGGACGCGAGCAAATCGTAATTACGGAAATACCATACCAGGTCGTAAAGTCACGCCTTGTTACGGCAATGGAAAACATCCGGATCGAGAAAAAGGTTGAAGGTATCGCAGAAGTCCGCGACGAAAGCGGCCGCAACGGGCTTCGCATCGTCGTTGAGCTGAAGAAGGACGCCGACGCTCAGGGAATTCTCGCTTATTTGCTGAAGAAAACGGACCTCCAGGTGACCTATAACTTCAATATGGTCGCCATTGTGAATAAAACGCCCAAGCAGCTCGGCTTGAAGGACATGATGACGGCGTACATCGCTCACCAGAGAGAAGTCGTTACACACCGCACCAGGTATGAGCTTGAGAAAGCGGAAGACCGTGCCCACGTTCTGGAAGGTCTCGTAAAAGCGCTTAATTTGCTCGATGAGATCATTGCTGCGATTAAAGCGTCAAAAAACCGGCAGGATGCACAGAACAACCTCGTTGAGAAGTTCGGTTTCACCGAACGTCAAGCCGATGCGATACTGACGCTCCAGCTTTACCGGTTGACCAATCTTGAAATTACCTCACTCGAAAAGGAACTGAAGGAGATTCAGAAAAGGATCGCCTATTTTCGTTCCATTCTCGCATCCGAGAAGAAGCTGATCGGCGTGATCAAGGACGAACTGCTTGAGATTCGCGAGAAATACGGCATTGACCGACGTTCCGATATTCAGGGTGAAGTAGAGGAGCTCAAAGTGAACTTGGAGGTTATCGTACCGGCCGAGGATGTGCTTGTCACACTCAGCCAGAACGGTTATATCAAACGAACCTCCAAGCTGTCATTTACAAGGTCCGGTGGCGAGCTTGGCAGCGCAGGAGTGAAGGAAGGCGACGTCGTCCGTACATTGCTTGACGTTAGTACCATAGACCAGCTCCTGCTGTTCACGCGTAAAGGCCAATACTATCAGCTGCCGGTGCATCTGATCCCGGAATTTAAATGGAAAGATACCGGCACGGCGGTTGTGAATGTCGTACCGCTGCCGAAGGACGATTCGATCGTAAGCGTCATTCCGGTGAAAGACTTTGAAGAAGCGGACCGCTCGCTTGTGTTTGTTACCAAGCGGGGGCAGGTAAAGCGTACGGAGCTGAAGGAGTACCGCTCGACGCGTTCAACCGCTATAGCGGCCGTCAAGCTCGGGGAAGGTGACGATGTGCTTCGCGTATCCCTCAGTGACGGAGGTCAGGATTTGCTGCTTGTGAGCAAGCTCGGCATGAGTATTCGTTTCATGGAGAGCGAGGTCAACGCAATGGGACGCGTTGCTGCGGGTGTACGCGGCATTCAGCTTAAGGAAGAGGATGAAATCGTGGCTGCCGAATGGGTGTCGGGCGATGAGGGTGAAGTGCTTGTCCTGACTGAGCTCGGCTACGGCAAACGGTCGCTTCTGCTGGACTATCCGGTACAAGGCCGGGGCGGCAAGGGCGTTGCTACCTTTGAATTCAAAGAAGGCAAGCGGGTACGCTCCAACGGTGAGCGGCTTATCGGCGCGCTGCTTTGCAAAGAAGAACGCGAGCTTCTGCTTTTGACTTCCTCAGGCGCGCAGCTCACGGCTTCAACCGAGAAAGCGCCGATCGAGGACCGGAAATCAATCGGAAAACTCCTCGCACCCGTCGACAAAAAGGATGTCCTTACTACCTTCTTCCCAAAGGCGGATGTGTAGAAACCGTCTAATCAAAAGGCTGATGGGGCGGATCGACGCGCTCCATGAGCTTTACCATAATGTCGAGCACGACCCACAATGGCGCCGGTTCATCCAGCCGGTCCAGCCACTGTGGGTCTTTTATAATTCCCGAATCTTTCAGCTTTTGCACCAGTTCGAGCTTACGGTCGTCCATTATTGTCACGCTCCCGTTCTCATTTTCGAGCATGTTCAACAGCCCATATCGGTATTGTATGTCTAACTCTGTCAAATGGTTCTCTATTCAATCGATTAATGACTCAAAATATTAACTGCATTAATCTTTTATTCGACAAATCGCAATGCTATAATATGGATAAGTAGAAAACTGGAAAGAAAGCGGGTGATCGTTATCGTAACTGCCGAATTTGCCCGATTGTGGATGAAGCTGACGAAGGATTGGAAAATGCACCTGGAGGATGCTCTGGCCCCGGGTTTGACGGAAGGTCAACTGGTGGTTTTGGAACTGCTTATACAGCTTCAGCCGATGAAACCGTCGGACTTGCTGGCATTTCTCACGACAACGCCGGCTGCAATTACGACTCTGCTTGACAGGATGGAGCGCGGCGGCTTAGTTGAACGCAACCGTGATGAGAACGATAGACGGATCGTATGGGTAACCGTCACGGAGAAAGGAGAAGCGGAAGCGAAACGTGGAATCGCGTTACGGGATGCTTATATCGGGGAAGCATTGGATCGCATTTCTTCGCACAATCAACAATTGCTGGTCTATTTACTTGGCAAGGTCGCTAACTCGTAAATGGCGCCGCCCTTATGCTTATGCATAAGGGCGGTTTTTTATTTATGGATAATCATTTTTTAGTATTCGATGCAGCAGCCATTGACGTAATCCTTTGAACCATTACATCCAAGCTGCGGATTAACGATTCATAATCCGCATCGGTAAGCTCCTTGATTTGCCGTGAATCGACCGCTCGCTCCAGCGGAAGGATCATATAGCGATAAGAGCCTTTGAGGCCGCTGCGGTATACCCACGTCGGAATCGGCTGGACATCGCCGATCGTTGTCATTCCTGACTTATCTTTATGGATGCGAACCTTGTATATTACTCCGAAATCCTTCATGTCGCCCCGCTGATTGGAGAGGAAGTTACCCATGGAATAGATAATCAGCCCCCGTCTTGGAGAACCATCCCCGGCAGTCGTCTCTACCGTTTCGTAGGGCTGAACGACATGAGGGTGGGACCCTGCAATAATATCCGCGCCTGCAGCTATCAGCTTACGGGCGAGCGCTTTCTGCCTATCGTTTGGCTGGGCTTGATATTCCGTCCCGAAATGGAGGGCCACCGTGATAAAATCGGCGCCTGCCTCGCGGAGACGGCCGATATCCCGAATAATCGTCGCTTCTTCGATAATAGAAACCGCATACGGTTTATTCTTCGGCAGTGCAATACCGTTGGTGCCGTACGTATATGCAAGCAAGCCCATTCGAATGCCCTTATGCTTGACTATTGTCAGCTTATCGGCCTCAGCCTTGGAACGGGCCGTTCCTTTCACGGTAAACCCCTGCGCGAGCAGATTGTTCAAGGTCAGTCTTAAGCCTTCGGCACCGCGGTCAAGCGCGTGATTATTGGCGGTTGTAATTATATTGAAGCCTGCGTACTTAAGCGCTTCAGCAAGCTCGGACGGAGCATTGAATCGCGGAAATCCCGAATATCCGAGCGATTTGCCGGCTATAGGCGTCTCCAGGTTGGCAAGTGTCCAGTCGCCTTCTTCAAGAATGGGTTTCACTTGTTCGAAGAACGGATTAAAGTTATAACGCTTCCGTTGTTTATCGTAAGCGGCCGGAAGCTGCGGCATATGCATCATGATGTCGCCGACCGCCATCCACACCGCTTCGGTGTCCCCGTCAGCCTCGGGATAATCGGCGTCATTCCGTTTATTTTCCGGCGGCTGAACATAACCCGGCTGTTCACCATCTGTGTGGAATGAGGTGTCTTCCGGCTTCGCTTCAGCCTGCGGTTCACTGCTAATTTGTTCATTTCCTGTACCTGCGCCGGCTATTGGTTTGTCGAGGGACGGCCCATTCAGACAACCTGTCAGCAGTATAATGGCGATCAGTAATGTCGATATCAATCGCATAACGCTCACCCGTTTGATCCTTCTGCAGGTAATAGATCACGGATACCTATAAAATCGGATTCGTCGAAACGGGTCCACGGTTCCGTTCTCGGCGGGATGGAGCGAAATGTCATCCATTCCTTCGTTACGGGATGGGTGACACCAATTAATGCAGACCAAAGCGCGATGTCTTGCTCGCCATCCTGTGCTGGCGCGCCGTATTTACGGTCCTGGAGCAGGGGGCAGCCGATCGCCGCCATTTGCGCCCGTATTTGATGAGGCCTCCCGGTGAGAAGTCTCACGGCAATGAGCGAGCAGTCCGGCCGTTTGGCGACTACAGCATAATCGAGCAGCGCTTCTTTGGTTTCGTGAGACGGAGCGTTATGGACCGATACCAGATTGCGGCTCGCATCCTTGCGTAGATAATGCCTTAGACGGCCGGAAGGAGCCGCAGGAGAGCCGTGGGCTACAGCTACGTAGATTTTCTCGAACGAACGGCGGCGGACCGCATCGGATAGCCGTGAAGCCGCTTTGGAGGTCTTCGCGAAAAGCATGGCTCCGCCGACGGGACGGTCCAGGCGGTGAACAAGCCCTACATAGACATTGCCGGGCTTGGCATAGCGTTCTTTCAGATCTTCCTTGAGCAGGTTAACCATATCGGGTTCGCCGGTGTCGTCCGCTTGAGATAAAATGCCCGGCGGCTTGACCACGGCAAGCAAATGATTATCCTCATACAAAATCGGCAGCTTCCGGGAAGCCGCCGGCTGATGATCGCGAAACATGCTACTCGGCCTCCCAGCGGCCCAGTATTCCACATGGCAGAGTCAAGCCGGAAGCGGTTATGGGCAGTCCGATTTCACCGCAATGAATCGTCCCGCCGCTCTTGCGTCCCATTGTCATGTGAAGCAGGTTGTGCAGTACCGACGGGGATAAGCCTGTCGTGTACGAATTAACAAGCACGAATAACGGATCCGGTGACAAAATGGTCGTACAGGATTCCAGGAAAGGGTACAGGTTCTCCTCAAGCTTCCACATCTCGCCGTTTGGACCGCGCCCGTACGAAGGCGGATCCATGATGATGGCGTCATACTGGCGCCCTCGCCGCTGCTCGCGCTGTACGAATTTGAACACATCGTCGGTTATGTAGCGGACCCGGCTGTTCTCGAGTCCTGACAGCTGAGCGTTTTCTTTGGCCCACTGGACCATTCCCTTGGCGGCGTCCACATGGCACACCTCCGCTCCGGCAGAAGCGGCCGCTATCGTAGCTCCGCCTGTATAGGCAAAAAGATTCAAGACCCGGATCGGCCGCTTCGCGCTGCGGATCTTGTCCATCATCCAGCTCCAGTTGACCGCCTGCTCGGGAAAAAGTCCGGTATGCTTGAAGCTGGTCGGCTTGATGTGAAATTTCAAATCGCCGTAAGAGATCGTCCACCTGTCGGGCATTTTCGTGCGGAAATCCCATTCGCCGCCGCCGGAGGAGCTCCGGTGATAATGACCGTCAGCCGTTTTCCAGCGTCCCGTCTCGTCTGCAATCGGCCATATGATTTGCGGGTCCGGGCGTCTCAGCACGTACGAGCCCCAGCGCTCCAGCTTCTCGCCTCCGCCTGTGTCCAGCAGTTCGTAATCTTTCCATTGATCAGCCTTGTACATATGTGCTTGAGCTTCCTTCCTTAATGTTGAATTTGTAGCCTACCCCGCGGACAGTTACGATAAATATCGGATTAGCCGGATCGGGCTCGATTTTCTTGCGCAGGTTGCTGATATGAACCATCAGAGTACGAGTATCACCCATACTGTCATGGCCCCATACAATCGTATACAGATCGTCCAATGCAAAAGCGCGGTTCGGAGATCTGGCAAGTTGCACAAGCAGGTCGAATTCTTTGGCGGACAGAAATACTTCTTTATCCATCACGTGGACGGTTCTGGCCGGCAAATCAATAACGAGTCCGTCGAAATTCATGACCTCCTCGAGCTCCCGCTCCGTCCTCCTCTGCTCGAACACCGACTGTCTGCGAAGATGGGCTTTGACACGGGCGACAAGCTGGCTCGGACTGAAGGGCTTGGTCATATAATCGTCGCCGCCGACCGTAAGACCGTGTATAATATCGGTATCGTCGCTTTTACAGCTTATGAACAAAATGGGAACGCTGGAAACGGTCCGAATGCGCGTGCACACTTCAAACCCGTCCAGGCCTTTCAGCGAGATGTCAAGGATGATTAAATCCGGGTTCAGCTCATGAGCAAGCATGATAGCATCTTCTCCGTTATCCGTCGAATGAACGACAAAGCCATCCTGCTCCATATATAACGTAATAAGTTCGGTGATTTCCGTTTCATCATCAACCACCAAAATTTTATTCCCGTTCATTGCGCGCCCTCCTTTACCTCGACTTATTATATCCAATGGAGGGACCTATGGGCAATCCGCGTTTTTGCAGGAGGGGTCCGCCATTCTTCGCCGCTTTTTGTTTTTATTCATCGCAACACTTTTCATAGCTTTCATCGCTGCCGGCTGCAGTGCGGAGTCGGAATATGCCAATCCTTCAGCCGTCCAAGGCGAGCTGGATCTGCGCAATTGGTCCTTTGAGAAGGACGGCGACCTGCCGTTAACCGGCCAGTGGGCGTTCTATGAGCGGCGGCTGTTGCCGCCGGATGAAGCCGCGGCAGCCAAGGACGCCCGGTTTGTAACCGTCCCCAAGTCGTGGAACAGCTACCCGCGCAGTTACGGCATTGCAGACGGTCAAGGCTATGGAACGTACCGTCTGTCCGTCTTGATCAAGCCGACCGAGCAAATTCTGGGGCTTCGCGTGCCGAATATTTTTAGCGCGTACAAGCTCTGGGTTAACGGAAAGCCGCTTGCGGCCGAAGGGATGGTAGGCACAAACCGCGAAACGTCCCGCGCCGAGCAATTTCCGCAGATCGTTGCGTTTGACGGAAATACAGACCGGCTTGATATCGTCGTGCAGGTGTCCAATTTTCAGCATCGTAAAGGCGGCATCTGGGTTGATTTGAAACTTGGCGAGAACAGCCGTCTTATTCGGTCGCAAACGCAAGCATCTGCTCAGGATATGGTCTTATTCGGTAGTTTGTTCATAATAGGCATTTATCATATCGGGTTATATGCTTTGCGCAAGCAGGAACGGTTTACGATACATTTTGGGCTGCTTTGTTTGTTTGTCGCATTGCGGGCAACCGTAACCGGAGATTCTTATTTGGTGCAGTTGTTTCCAGTCGGCTGGGAAATGGGGATGAAGATAGAATATATTTCTTTTTCCTTAAGCGCAGTGAGCGGCTACTTATATATCTACCGGCTGTTTCCGCTCGATGCTTCAAGGAAGTTCATGAAGGGCGTCGTCGGCATCGGTGTGGCACTGACTTTATTCGTTATTGTCAGCCCGGTTATCGTCTTTACGAGAACGCTGCCGCTGTTTCAGCTCTTTGTTCTTACCGTCAGTCTCTACTCCTTAGCGGTACTCATTATTGCCCGTCTTAGAAAGCGGGAAGGCTCGGCATTTGTTCTGATCGGTCTGGCGGTCTTTGTAGCGACGATTCTTAACGACATGCTGTTTTATAACGAATGGTTCGTCTATATGCAGCTCGTTCCGGTTGGGCTCTTCTTCTTTATTCTCATGCAGTCGTTTATTATTTCCACAAGATTCTCAAGCGCTCTGCGCAGGGTGGAGCAGGTGTCGAGCGAACTGCGCGAATTGAACGTGCATTTGGAGGAACGAATCGAAGAACGGACGGAGGCGCTTCGCCGGACGAATGAAACATTGGAGCAGAGAAACAGGGAGCTCGGCAGATTGGAGAGGTCCAGACGTCATCTGATGACCAATATATCCCACGATTTGCGAACGCCGATTACCCTTTTACAGGGATATTTGGAAGCGATACAAGACGGAGTGGTAAAATCGGGGGAACAGCAGCAGAAATACATCCGGATGATGCTCGGCAAGGTAGTCGGGCTTAACCGGCTTATAGGAGATTTGTTTGAGCTTGCAAAGCTGGAAGCGGGTCAGCTGCGGTTTGATTTGTCGGAGGTCAAGCTGTCAACGTGGATGGAGCAGCTGCGCGATCAGTATGAAATCGATGTCCGCAGTGGAGGTCATGTCTTTGCTTGCGAATATAGCACCGGTACCGACGTTCACGGGAAACAAGTGGAGCCCGACCGCATTTTGCTTAATCTCGATTTGCCGAGAATGGATCAAGTTATGGCCAACCTTATCTACAATGCAATTAAACATACTGAAGCGGGAGGCAAGATAGCGCTTTCTTTCACTTATATTCACGGGGACGGACGAGTCGTTGCAAGTGTGTCCGATACGGGCATCGGCGTTGGAGCCGAACATCTGCCGTACATTTTCGACCGCTTTTATAAGATAGAGATTTCCAGAAACTCCGCAGATGGGGGCAGCGGACTCGGCTTGGCAATTGCCAAAGAGATTGTCGAGGCTCACGGCGGCATTATCGGTGCGGATAGCGTACCGGGTACCGGCACTGTTCTATGGATTGCGCTTCCTGCTTCCCTTGCCTGATACGTTCTTGTCTACTCAGCTTGTCTGATGACAGCCATCATTCGATCGATCGATTGCTTCCGCTTATCCTGGTCCATGCTGTTTAGAATTCGGATAATTTCAATCGCTTCCGGTGATACCGGAGGATCGTGTTTGACCGGTTCGCCGCCAATAATATAATCGAGCGAGACATTGAATAAAACGGCAAGCTTCTTCAAAGTTTCGTATACCGGTTGGCGGTTGTTGATTTCATAATGACTGTAAGCGGAACGGGTAATTCCAATCTGCCTGGCTACTTCTTCCTGAGAAATATTTTTCTTTAGTCGAAGTTCTCTCAATCGGTCTCCCATAGTCATAGTCATTGTTCTGCTCCTTACGCTCGTACCGAAGAACTAGTCCTAGTACGAACGGGTACCGTAATACTCTACTACTAGTAATTTATGATACAAAGTGTATCATTGTCAAGTGCACGATTGGAAAAAACTCCAACAAAGCAGGGCAAAACACGTAATTTTATGTATTTTTAATAAGTTTCGGCAACCACTTACATTTCCATTTTAAGGATACCATTGGACAATGTAAAGAAAATGAGAAAAGCTTTACATTTTGGAGTGAATGCAGAATTACCTATTGAAAAAGAAACGGTGAAAGCGTACAATAGACTCAGTTTAAGTTGTACGTACAAGTTGAGGGCCGAGAAAGGTTGAGATTTTGCGTAATTAACAATTTATTGATATTATGCGGATTAATCGACATATTTCCTCTCCGAATTTGTTCGTACAAGTTGTGAAGGGCATTACAATCGTCATTCGGGTTATCGAATGAACGATTGCAATTATTACTGGCAACCGAGCTGCTTGGTAATTCCGCAGCTAACGGTTGCAATTTTCACTGACAACCGAGCTGCGTTAATAACCCGCAGCTAACGGTTGCAATTTTCACTGACAACCGAGCTGCGTTAATAACCCGCAGCTAACGGTTGCAGTATAAAGGAGGATATTATGCTTACCGTCAAACCTTATCAATTTTGGTTCGTTACCGGCAGCCAGCATTTGTACGGCCCGGAAACACTGCTGGAAGTTGCAGAACATTCCCGCATTATCACCGAAGGGCTTGACCGCGATGAGTCGATTCCGTTCGAAGTCGTGTTCAAGCCGGTTCTGACTA
This is a stretch of genomic DNA from Paenibacillus sp. sptzw28. It encodes these proteins:
- the gyrA gene encoding DNA gyrase subunit A, producing MSILEQFLPAFLEEVVGDRFGRYSKYIIQDRAIPDVRDGLKPVQRRILYAMYDAGNTPDKPYRKSAKTVGDVMGNYHPHGDSSIYEGMVRMAQPWKMGHTLVDGHGNWGSLDDDPAAAMRYTEARLSAIAMELLRDIEKRTVLFKDNFDNTTKEPVVLPSRYPNLLVNGVSGISSGFATEIPPHNLREVIDACVAVMENPQLALEQLMAIVKGPDFPTGGLIMGEEGIREAYETGKGRIHVRSKTSIEDMKGGREQIVITEIPYQVVKSRLVTAMENIRIEKKVEGIAEVRDESGRNGLRIVVELKKDADAQGILAYLLKKTDLQVTYNFNMVAIVNKTPKQLGLKDMMTAYIAHQREVVTHRTRYELEKAEDRAHVLEGLVKALNLLDEIIAAIKASKNRQDAQNNLVEKFGFTERQADAILTLQLYRLTNLEITSLEKELKEIQKRIAYFRSILASEKKLIGVIKDELLEIREKYGIDRRSDIQGEVEELKVNLEVIVPAEDVLVTLSQNGYIKRTSKLSFTRSGGELGSAGVKEGDVVRTLLDVSTIDQLLLFTRKGQYYQLPVHLIPEFKWKDTGTAVVNVVPLPKDDSIVSVIPVKDFEEADRSLVFVTKRGQVKRTELKEYRSTRSTAIAAVKLGEGDDVLRVSLSDGGQDLLLVSKLGMSIRFMESEVNAMGRVAAGVRGIQLKEEDEIVAAEWVSGDEGEVLVLTELGYGKRSLLLDYPVQGRGGKGVATFEFKEGKRVRSNGERLIGALLCKEERELLLLTSSGAQLTASTEKAPIEDRKSIGKLLAPVDKKDVLTTFFPKADV
- a CDS encoding MarR family winged helix-turn-helix transcriptional regulator, whose amino-acid sequence is MVTAEFARLWMKLTKDWKMHLEDALAPGLTEGQLVVLELLIQLQPMKPSDLLAFLTTTPAAITTLLDRMERGGLVERNRDENDRRIVWVTVTEKGEAEAKRGIALRDAYIGEALDRISSHNQQLLVYLLGKVANS
- a CDS encoding CapA family protein: MRLISTLLIAIILLTGCLNGPSLDKPIAGAGTGNEQISSEPQAEAKPEDTSFHTDGEQPGYVQPPENKRNDADYPEADGDTEAVWMAVGDIMMHMPQLPAAYDKQRKRYNFNPFFEQVKPILEEGDWTLANLETPIAGKSLGYSGFPRFNAPSELAEALKYAGFNIITTANNHALDRGAEGLRLTLNNLLAQGFTVKGTARSKAEADKLTIVKHKGIRMGLLAYTYGTNGIALPKNKPYAVSIIEEATIIRDIGRLREAGADFITVALHFGTEYQAQPNDRQKALARKLIAAGADIIAGSHPHVVQPYETVETTAGDGSPRRGLIIYSMGNFLSNQRGDMKDFGVIYKVRIHKDKSGMTTIGDVQPIPTWVYRSGLKGSYRYMILPLERAVDSRQIKELTDADYESLIRSLDVMVQRITSMAAASNTKK
- a CDS encoding RluA family pseudouridine synthase, which encodes MFRDHQPAASRKLPILYEDNHLLAVVKPPGILSQADDTGEPDMVNLLKEDLKERYAKPGNVYVGLVHRLDRPVGGAMLFAKTSKAASRLSDAVRRRSFEKIYVAVAHGSPAAPSGRLRHYLRKDASRNLVSVHNAPSHETKEALLDYAVVAKRPDCSLIAVRLLTGRPHQIRAQMAAIGCPLLQDRKYGAPAQDGEQDIALWSALIGVTHPVTKEWMTFRSIPPRTEPWTRFDESDFIGIRDLLPAEGSNG
- a CDS encoding class I SAM-dependent methyltransferase; amino-acid sequence: MYKADQWKDYELLDTGGGEKLERWGSYVLRRPDPQIIWPIADETGRWKTADGHYHRSSSGGGEWDFRTKMPDRWTISYGDLKFHIKPTSFKHTGLFPEQAVNWSWMMDKIRSAKRPIRVLNLFAYTGGATIAAASAGAEVCHVDAAKGMVQWAKENAQLSGLENSRVRYITDDVFKFVQREQRRGRQYDAIIMDPPSYGRGPNGEMWKLEENLYPFLESCTTILSPDPLFVLVNSYTTGLSPSVLHNLLHMTMGRKSGGTIHCGEIGLPITASGLTLPCGILGRWEAE
- a CDS encoding response regulator transcription factor gives rise to the protein MNGNKILVVDDETEITELITLYMEQDGFVVHSTDNGEDAIMLAHELNPDLIILDISLKGLDGFEVCTRIRTVSSVPILFISCKSDDTDIIHGLTVGGDDYMTKPFSPSQLVARVKAHLRRQSVFEQRRTERELEEVMNFDGLVIDLPARTVHVMDKEVFLSAKEFDLLVQLARSPNRAFALDDLYTIVWGHDSMGDTRTLMVHISNLRKKIEPDPANPIFIVTVRGVGYKFNIKEGSSSTYVQG
- a CDS encoding 7TM diverse intracellular signaling domain-containing protein — its product is MFLFIATLFIAFIAAGCSAESEYANPSAVQGELDLRNWSFEKDGDLPLTGQWAFYERRLLPPDEAAAAKDARFVTVPKSWNSYPRSYGIADGQGYGTYRLSVLIKPTEQILGLRVPNIFSAYKLWVNGKPLAAEGMVGTNRETSRAEQFPQIVAFDGNTDRLDIVVQVSNFQHRKGGIWVDLKLGENSRLIRSQTQASAQDMVLFGSLFIIGIYHIGLYALRKQERFTIHFGLLCLFVALRATVTGDSYLVQLFPVGWEMGMKIEYISFSLSAVSGYLYIYRLFPLDASRKFMKGVVGIGVALTLFVIVSPVIVFTRTLPLFQLFVLTVSLYSLAVLIIARLRKREGSAFVLIGLAVFVATILNDMLFYNEWFVYMQLVPVGLFFFILMQSFIISTRFSSALRRVEQVSSELRELNVHLEERIEERTEALRRTNETLEQRNRELGRLERSRRHLMTNISHDLRTPITLLQGYLEAIQDGVVKSGEQQQKYIRMMLGKVVGLNRLIGDLFELAKLEAGQLRFDLSEVKLSTWMEQLRDQYEIDVRSGGHVFACEYSTGTDVHGKQVEPDRILLNLDLPRMDQVMANLIYNAIKHTEAGGKIALSFTYIHGDGRVVASVSDTGIGVGAEHLPYIFDRFYKIEISRNSADGGSGLGLAIAKEIVEAHGGIIGADSVPGTGTVLWIALPASLA
- a CDS encoding helix-turn-helix domain-containing protein, whose amino-acid sequence is MTMTMGDRLRELRLKKNISQEEVARQIGITRSAYSHYEINNRQPVYETLKKLAVLFNVSLDYIIGGEPVKHDPPVSPEAIEIIRILNSMDQDKRKQSIDRMMAVIRQAE